From the genome of Chelonia mydas isolate rCheMyd1 chromosome 2, rCheMyd1.pri.v2, whole genome shotgun sequence, one region includes:
- the LOC122464616 gene encoding zinc finger MYM-type protein 5-like, which produces MSSRPHKDRTRKFWDIAFKQVSPNVETIERPWLIYSPLTGYVFCFVCKLFSLNSTSALAKRGFDSWDHIGRLGDHESSTEHRQALATYTMCLSKTQTLDKHIAGAYIEERNYWTVLKQVVSAITFLTKQGLPLRRTNKTFGCLNSSNFLGCLEFLAEYDPFLACQH; this is translated from the exons ATGTCATCAAGACCACATAAGGACAGAACAAG GAAATTCTGGGATATAGCCTTCAAACAAGTGTCCCCGAATGTTGAAACTATTGAAAGGCCTTGGCTCATATACTCACCATTGACTGGCTATGTCTTCTGTTTTGTGTGCAAATTGTTTTCTCTGAACAGCACATCTGCACTAGCCAAGAGAGGATTTGATTCATGGGATCACATTGGCAGACTTGGTGACCATGAAAGTTCTACTGAGCACCGACAAGCTCTCGCCACTTATACAATGTGTTTATCCAAGACTCAAACCCTTGATAAACATATAGCAGGTGCATATATTGAAGAACGAAATTACTGGACAGTGTTGAAGCAAGTCGTATCAGCAATAACATTTCTGACAAAACAAGGTCTGCCACTGAGAAGGACTAATAAAACCTTTGGCTGTCTTAATAGTAGCAACTTCCTTGGCTGCTTAGAGTTCTTAGCAGAGTACGACCCtttcctggcctgccagcattgA